In the genome of Heyndrickxia acidicola, the window TCTCATTAGCGGTGTAGAAGCTGTGGATTATATGACAGCTTATGAAAATCTCGCCCTAGCTGCCCGCTTTTATCCCGGATTGCCACGAACTCGTATCAACGAAGTTCTCCAATGGGTCGGCATGGAATCACACAAGGACGAAAAAATAAAATCCTTTTCCACTGGCATGCGCCAACGCTTGTATCTTGCGGCTGCCCTGCTGTCACGACCTTCCTTCGTACTGCTCGATGAGCCTACCAATGGATTGGACATAGAAGGCAAGCTGGATTTCCAGCATCTTATCAGCCGTTTGGCAAAAGAAGAGGGTGTTACATTCGTGCTTTCCACCCATCTCATTGAAGAGGTGGAGCGGTTATGCGATAGGGTTGCCATACTTTCAGAAGGAACAATTATTGGAGAAACCTCGAAGAAAGAACTAGGGGGAACCCAGACCTTTGAATCCTTTTACATGG includes:
- a CDS encoding ABC transporter ATP-binding protein, whose protein sequence is MDNVLDINHVTKRYKNGRGIQDISFSVNQGEVFGLLGPNGAGKTTLMKCIVALCDVDSGDIHIHGHHLHDEFEKAMESVGCLISGVEAVDYMTAYENLALAARFYPGLPRTRINEVLQWVGMESHKDEKIKSFSTGMRQRLYLAAALLSRPSFVLLDEPTNGLDIEGKLDFQHLISRLAKEEGVTFVLSTHLIEEVERLCDRVAILSEGTIIGETSKKELGGTQTFESFYMECITKRKEEIRHA